The following proteins are encoded in a genomic region of Mycolicibacterium rutilum:
- the rpsI gene encoding 30S ribosomal protein S9 has product MDTTPETTDVEAVTDAAVDAAPREPVYIDRPIQTVGRRKEAVVRVRLVPGTGQFNLDGRTLEDYFPNKVHQQLIKAPLVTVDRLDSFDIYAHLDGGGPSGQAGALRLAIARALILVQPEDRPALKKAGFLTRDPRAIERKKYGLKKARKAPQYSKR; this is encoded by the coding sequence GTGGATACGACCCCTGAGACCACCGATGTCGAGGCCGTGACCGACGCCGCCGTGGATGCGGCGCCGCGCGAGCCCGTCTACATCGACCGGCCCATCCAGACCGTCGGCCGCCGCAAGGAGGCCGTCGTCCGCGTCCGGCTCGTGCCGGGCACCGGCCAGTTCAACCTCGACGGGCGCACCCTCGAGGACTACTTCCCGAACAAGGTGCACCAGCAGCTGATCAAGGCCCCGCTGGTGACCGTGGACCGGCTGGACAGCTTCGACATCTACGCCCACCTCGATGGTGGCGGCCCGTCGGGCCAGGCGGGCGCCCTGCGCCTCGCGATCGCCCGCGCGCTGATCCTGGTGCAGCCGGAGGACCGGCCCGCGCTGAAGAAGGCCGGCTTCCTGACCCGCGACCCGCGGGCCATCGAGCGCAAGAAGTACGGCCTCAAGAAGGCCCGCAAGGCGCCTCAGTACAGCAAGCGCTGA
- the rplM gene encoding 50S ribosomal protein L13, with the protein MPTYTPKAGDTTRSWYVIDATDVRLGRLAVQAANLLRGKHKPTYTPNVDGGDFVIVINAEKISIAGNKADRTFHYRHSGYPGGLRKRSLNEEMQKHADRVVERAILGMIPHTKLGRQIKKKLRVYVGPEHPHTAQQPIPFEIKQVAQ; encoded by the coding sequence GTGCCTACGTACACGCCGAAGGCGGGTGACACCACACGTTCGTGGTACGTCATCGACGCCACCGACGTGCGGCTCGGCCGGCTCGCCGTTCAGGCAGCGAATCTGCTGCGCGGCAAGCACAAGCCGACGTACACGCCGAACGTCGACGGCGGTGACTTCGTCATCGTCATCAATGCAGAGAAGATCTCCATCGCCGGTAACAAGGCGGACCGCACATTCCACTACCGTCACTCGGGTTATCCCGGTGGGCTGCGGAAGCGGTCGCTCAACGAGGAGATGCAGAAGCACGCCGACCGCGTCGTCGAGCGCGCGATCCTCGGCATGATCCCGCACACCAAGCTGGGTCGTCAGATCAAGAAGAAGCTGCGCGTCTACGTCGGGCCGGAGCATCCGCACACCGCGCAGCAGCCGATTCCGTTCGAAATCAAGCAGGTGGCCCAGTGA
- a CDS encoding excalibur calcium-binding domain-containing protein, with the protein MFRALIIAVCVVGATAAGAATAHADIYYKNCSAARDAGAAPILQGQDGYGEHLDRDGDGIACE; encoded by the coding sequence ATGTTTCGTGCACTGATCATCGCCGTATGTGTCGTGGGGGCGACGGCCGCGGGCGCCGCGACCGCACATGCCGACATCTATTACAAGAACTGCTCGGCGGCCCGCGACGCCGGCGCGGCGCCGATTCTGCAGGGTCAGGACGGCTACGGCGAGCACCTGGACCGCGACGGCGACGGTATCGCCTGCGAGTGA
- a CDS encoding WXG100 family type VII secretion target, producing MDHVLSYNFDEIEFGVRQEIHATSARLNAALDELRAQIAPLQAVWTREAAEAYRIEQARWEQAAGGLNEILFSLGNAVRDGADDVALTDRSAARAWGG from the coding sequence ATGGACCATGTGCTGTCGTACAACTTCGATGAGATCGAGTTCGGCGTCCGGCAGGAGATCCACGCCACGTCGGCCCGCCTCAACGCCGCACTTGACGAGTTGCGGGCCCAGATCGCCCCGCTTCAGGCGGTGTGGACGCGAGAGGCCGCCGAGGCCTACCGCATCGAGCAGGCCCGTTGGGAGCAGGCCGCCGGTGGGCTCAACGAGATTCTGTTCAGCCTGGGTAACGCGGTCCGCGACGGCGCCGACGACGTGGCGCTGACCGACCGCAGCGCAGCCCGCGCTTGGGGCGGCTGA
- a CDS encoding WXG100 family type VII secretion target, with product MTTPAGGALNTDFDLMAAVASKTDARNEEIRAMLQSFIGRMSTVPPSVWGGAAAARFRDVVDRWNAESLRLHAALERIAENIRLNAQTLREATESHSHQIGAVANHL from the coding sequence ATGACAACACCGGCAGGCGGCGCTCTGAACACCGACTTCGACCTGATGGCCGCGGTCGCGAGCAAGACCGATGCCCGCAACGAGGAGATCCGCGCGATGCTTCAGTCGTTCATCGGACGGATGAGCACGGTGCCGCCGTCGGTGTGGGGTGGGGCCGCCGCGGCCCGGTTCCGCGACGTCGTCGACCGGTGGAACGCCGAGTCGCTGCGACTGCACGCGGCCCTCGAGCGGATCGCCGAGAACATCCGCCTCAACGCGCAGACGCTGCGTGAGGCCACCGAGAGCCATTCGCACCAGATCGGTGCGGTCGCCAACCACCTGTGA